The following DNA comes from Castanea sativa cultivar Marrone di Chiusa Pesio chromosome 10, ASM4071231v1.
CCCACAACCTCCGACCCACACCTCCGGCCCACACCCACACAACCTCACCCACACAGCTCCGGCCCACTGGACAAACCCACACCCCCACACCGCCGACCCACTTTACACATCCTGAACCACCCACCTCCGACCCACTCCACCTCCGACCCACTCCACAAAGCCCGATCCACCCATCTCACCCACACACCTCCAACCCATTCTACAAAACCCAAACCACCTACCTCCAACCCACAAACCTCCGACCCACCCCTCTACAAAACCCGACCAAACCTCCGACCCACCCTCTGCAAATGGTGCTCTGGGTTGAACCGATatggcttatatatatatataattatttaattaaatacctatttaattattgatttacttttttttttaattatctagttatttattaaattattgatatCAGAAATTCAATTTTACTACTCTTACAATTATACAGAAATATCAATTTTGCTGCTCttacaattatttaattaaatgcaATGTGATTTGTTGGGAATTTTCTGCTATTGGTGTTTTTGTTGATGGGTACCCTACTGTTTAGGTAGAATATGTTTAGATTATTATTTAGAGGGGAATTAAACATGTTATGGCTGCTCATAATGGTTTTGATCTcacttgttcaaaaaaaaaaaaaaatactatagattGCTTGAATTTGGATTGTTTTACTGTTGTGGTTGTTTTTATATACTGTGTACTCAATATCATGCTTGTTTGCATACCTCTTAGACCACAATGTTTGTGATGttttagatgaagaaaaaaaccaaagcagCAGTTCTTGCCTCAGTTGCATCTGTCCTCCTTGTGGGGGTTGCATTGGTAAGGAAATTGCGACGTAGACGACTGCCTAGGGCGCCTTATGTTAATCATGCAGCCGAAAGAGAGCATTACATAAATAGTATTCTGCATGGAAGTGAGAGACTTTGTGTtagtcaaattaggatgaaaccTATAGCTTTTCACCACTTATGTCACATCCTCACTGAGGGGGAGCACATACGCCCTACTACGCACATGTCCGTTACGGAGCAAGtgctaatttttttacacattattgGTCATAATGTGAGGTTTCGTGTAATTGGTAGTCGGTTCCATAGATCAACTGAAACTGTCCATAGATACTTCAACGTCGTCCTTAGGGGGTCCTGAAATTATATAGAGCTCTAATAAGATTGCCTAGCGAAGATACACCCCCAGAGATAAGGGATAGCAGAAGGTTCTACCCCTATTTCAAGGTAAATATTAAGACTTGTGTATATGTGTAAATTGTGAAAGTTTGTGTAATTCTAAATCATTATGTTTGTCGAAAATTAGGATTGTGTTGGAGCGATAGATGGTACACATGTTCGTGCATCTGTGCCACCTGAGATACAAGGAAAGTTTCGTGGTCGCAAAGGTGGAACCACACAAAATGTGTTAGCTGCCATTAGTTTTGACTTGAAGTTCACTTATGTATTGGCTGGATGGGAAGGCAGTGCACATGATTCACGTGTGTTAAATGATGCATTTGCTAGGCCACGGGGATTTTCAATTCCCTCAGGTATTATAGGATGACTTCACCTTTtgagtttattagtttaataaattttgtgcaTTTTTCGAAGCATAGTAgtgatttggttttatttttgaacatGTGTAGGTAAGTATTATCTTGGTGATGCTGGGTAtggtaataaaaatggaattctGTCACCCTATCGGAGTGTGCGATATCACTTGAAAGAGTTTAGTGATCGTCCTCCTGAGAATGAACAAGAATTGTTCAACCTCCGACACTCTTCCTTGAGAACTACCATTGAGTGAGGATTTAGAGTGTTGAAGAAACGTTTTCGAGTGTTGGATGCAGAACCATTTTGGTCTTTTGAAACACAAGTGAAAATAGTGTTAGCATGTTGTGTGATTCATAATCACATTATGGAGATTGATCCTGCTGACTATATTATGGAAGCTGCAATGAACCAAGTAGAGGGTAGTGGCTCCCAACAAGAAACACAGTCACGTCAGGAGTCCCTTGAAGACAGTAGAGTGTGGAATGCTAAGAGAGATGAGATATGCAAAGCTATGTGGTCTGATTATACCAGGAGTGGAGAGTAGAACTTTATTTAGATTTATGTGATTGTCATATGTACTATATTcttgttttatatatgtttaatctATTTACTGTAGACTTTTGGTGGTGTAAGGATCATTATTTTCAACAATACATTGTTATTTCCAGTAGTTGTTTCGTTCTGTTGTTCACATGTATAATCGTGgttgtatgtgtgtttgatttgttGTTCATATGCACAGTAATTTGTGAATGCTAATTGGATTGTTTAAATGCTAGTCTCACtatgcaattattttttttgataagtaaaggTGTGAGGTAAACTAACAAAAAGGCCTTCTCACTATGCAATTATCATATGTAGTAATGtcgaaagggaaagaaaaggtgGGTAGTAAGCAATTTCGATGGTTGCCACCAATGCACACGACGATGCTAACTGTACTTGCCGAAGAGGCCACGAAGGGCAACAAGCCCTCGAACACTTTTAAGCCCGGTTCCTTCGCTACTGTCGCCAAGGCGATAACTGAACAGTTTGGGGTCGAGTGCTATGCTGGGTATGTTGAGAATCGAATGCGTACTTTGAGGACAATGTGGACTACCATTCAAACTCTTCAAAAGAAGAGTGGGTTCGGTTGGGATGATAGCTTAAAAATGATCACGTGCGATGCGAAGACGTACCAAGAGGAAGTTATGGTATGGCTTTCAACTATATTTGtgcattatattttctattgttcTTATCCCATAAATCATGGATTATGTCTCTTGTGGTAATAATAGCTTATACTTGTTTATCATTCACATAAATCATCTAATGACATCAATATTGAATTGAATATTGAATTTATGAGTGAAGTGATCATTGCATTGTTATTGTATGTTCCTGTCTCCGTTACAGGCGCATCGGAAGCATGCTGATTTTTTGAACAAGAAGATAGAGTTGTATGATGAGTTGGCCATTGTAGTGGGTAAGGATTTGGCCACAGGAAGCTTTGCTAAGTCATATGTTGATATTGACACAGAGCATGAGAATGCAGAGAGCACTGAGATGGTGGCTGATAATGGGGAGGAGGGTGTGATGGATAAGGGGAAGAATGTGGTAGAATCGTCCACCACTGGGTCTACACTTTCAAAGTCCCGCAAAAGAAGCCGTGCACCTCCCTCTGATGATAGCGCTCTGACTGATTTGTCTGATCAGCTTAAGGAAATTGCTGTGGCCTTGAAAGAAATCAGTCGGGGGCCTGTTGATTTTAATAGTCTTTACTCTGAGGTGATGGCTATGGCGGCGGATGAGTATAGTGAAGATATGCTCGCAACTGCCTTTGACCATCTGTGTGAAAATAAGAAGGTAGCTAGGGGATTTCTGGCCAAGACTGCTAAGTTGAGGAAGCTTTGGATGGATAGTTATTTGTTCACTCGACTCTGACTTGTCTGTTTAGTGCTGATTGTGATGGTAGGGATTGTGTGTGATGTAGTACTAGTATGATCCTAACATTGTATGATATATGTGACAATTGTATTTTCGGTAAGCAGCCTATGTATGTATTTGTAACCTGTAGGATGTGAACTCTTTTGTATTATTGGGACGATACAATTGCCCAAGTTATGTGTGGTGACTTTAAGCATGTAGGGCACATGTGTACTGTTCAGACACCACGTGTAGGTATCAATTTTGCATACCATGGACTTGTAATGGTGAAAGTACATTATGTgcgttttgatataaatattacGACGTGATATTCGGATGCTCTTTGTTGATGTTGAAGTcgatgattatttttgtgatgCTTTTTGTAACTGTTGAAGTGGATGATTATTTTTGTGCTATTACAGGTTCATCTAGGCAATGCaggtttttatttgtaaatgcatttcatattttccGTAAAATGTGTGAacaaaccaaacatgggaaaatGAATTCCGTAAAACGAATTTCAGAAAATGCCAAACAGTGGAATTTGTTTGCTGCCCTTATTTTCCATAGTGCAACCAAACAGCATGAGTACATTTTCTTTacgagaaaatattttttccggAAATGATTTTCCGTCCGGAATTGGTTTACCGtcgaaccaaacgcagccttaatACTCGTATTCTTAGATTTGAAAATACTTGTAGTAAGGGTGAATAAGTTTTAAGTTGGGgcgtgaaaaatatttttaagaataaattaaaatattaaactaattaaaaattataaatatatataatattttattggggAAGTCATGAACCCCTGAACAAAGGTAGAGCTGCCAGGCCTGCCACTGATCAAGTGGATATCTGCTAAATCAAGTGCATTCCATGCCGTGTGGGGCCGAACGTAGACAGACTTACATGTAAAGTGTAAACTACGGTAAAGAAAAAACCCATTAGGCCATGAAGCACAATAGTTGATTAAGCTTTTCTCTTTTGGCAATTCACTTCCCGTGAGCTATCCTGTATTACGATCTCAATTTGTTGCAAAAGTGagtgagagatagagagagggtATGGCTGATATACTTCTTTCTGCCCTGGTGAGTTCAATGGTGGGAAACTTGAATACTTCAGCACTTCAAGAATTCGGAGTTGCTTGGGGCCTGAGAACTGAGCTTGAAAATCTTGGAAGCACGGTATCTACCATCCAGGCCGTTCTCCAAGATGCAGAGGAGAAGCAGTGGAAAAGTGAGGCTGTCAGAAATTGGCTGAGAAAGCTCAAAGATGGAGCTTATGATGCTGATGATGTCTTGGACGAGTTTGCAACTGAAGCTCTTAGACGAAaggtggagagagagaaaggtgtGAAAAGCCAAGTAAGTAGCTTCTTTTCTCTTCGAAATAGATTTATATTTCGTATGAAGATAGCACATAAATTGAAGAACGCGAGGGATAAACTGGAAGCTATTTCCATAGAGAGATCTAAGTTTCACTTGAGAGAGGGAGACGTAAACATGGAAGTTTTTGATACAGAAGCACGACAAACTAGCTCACTTGTGAATGAAAGTGAGATTTATGGAAGAGGTgaggagaaagaaaagataattgaaGAATTGCTCACTAACGTTTCTGATCAAGATAACCTTGCCATTTATGCAGTATGGGGCATGGGGGGTTTGGGGAAAACAACACTTGCACAGTTGATATACAATGATCGAAGGGTTGAGAGGCATTTTGAGGTGAGAATTTGGGTGTGTGTTTCAGATGACTTCCAGATTAAAAGGTTAGTGAGAGCGGTCATAGAGTCCATGGAAGGCAGTGCATGTAGTCTAGTAGAGTTGGATCCACTACAGCAACGCCTGCAGGAAAAATTGCGTGGGAGGAAATTTTTACTTGTTTTGGATGATGTTTGGAATGAGAACCATGAAAAATGGGACGGCCTAAAAGATGCGTTAAGGTGTGGGGTGAATGGGAGTAAGGTTATAGTAACAACACGGATTGAGAAAGTTGCACTTATGATGGCCACACTTCCTATACACCACATGGGATGTTTGTCCGAGGATGATTCTTGGTCCCTGTTTAAAGGGCGTGCATTTAGGATGAGAAGGGTAGAGGAGAAATTAGAATTGGAATCAATTGGTAAGGAAATAGTGAAGAAGTGTGGAGGCGTACCTTTAGCAATAAAGGCTCTTGGAAGCCTTATGTGCTTAAAAAGTATGAAAAGTGAGTGGTTATCTGTCAAAGAAAGTCAAATTTGGGATTTACCAGTAGGTGAGAATACTATCTTACCTGCCCTAAGGTTGAGTTATCATCATCTACCTCCACATTTAAAGCAATGTTTTGCTTATTGTTGTGTATTCCCCAAAGATCACGACCTTGAGATGGACGAGCTAATAAAATTATGGATGGCCAATGGTTTTATTCCCCTTAGACGATCAATGGAGTTGCATGATGTTGGGCTTGATATCTTCAATGAATTAGTTTGGAGATCTTTCTTTCAAGATGTTCGGGAGGCATGTCCTGGCTACACAATGTGTAAAATGCATGATCTTATGCATGACCTTGCTATGTCTATTATGAAGTTCGAATGCTCTACATTGGAATTTGGTAAAGAGCTAAAAGTTCCATACAAGATTCGCCACTTGTCTTTTACCATGGTTTCTTCAATTGAGGACATATATGAAGTCCAATCCATACGCTCATGCATTGGGAAAGCAACTGATTATAACTGTGAGCATAAAGCATTTTTGTCCTTTCTTTTGAAACAAAAGTTTCTTCGGGTGTGGGCTTTTGATTATGAAGCTAAGACACTATT
Coding sequences within:
- the LOC142612690 gene encoding uncharacterized protein LOC142612690, whose translation is MRTLRTMWTTIQTLQKKSGFGWDDSLKMITCDAKTYQEEVMAHRKHADFLNKKIELYDELAIVVGKDLATGSFAKSYVDIDTEHENAESTEMVADNGEEGVMDKGKNVVESSTTGSTLSKSRKRSRAPPSDDSALTDLSDQLKEIAVALKEISRGPVDFNSLYSEVMAMAADEYSEDMLATAFDHLCENKKVARGFLAKTAKLRKLWMDSYLFTRL
- the LOC142612853 gene encoding putative disease resistance protein RGA3, encoding MADILLSALVSSMVGNLNTSALQEFGVAWGLRTELENLGSTVSTIQAVLQDAEEKQWKSEAVRNWLRKLKDGAYDADDVLDEFATEALRRKVEREKGVKSQVSSFFSLRNRFIFRMKIAHKLKNARDKLEAISIERSKFHLREGDVNMEVFDTEARQTSSLVNESEIYGRGEEKEKIIEELLTNVSDQDNLAIYAVWGMGGLGKTTLAQLIYNDRRVERHFEVRIWVCVSDDFQIKRLVRAVIESMEGSACSLVELDPLQQRLQEKLRGRKFLLVLDDVWNENHEKWDGLKDALRCGVNGSKVIVTTRIEKVALMMATLPIHHMGCLSEDDSWSLFKGRAFRMRRVEEKLELESIGKEIVKKCGGVPLAIKALGSLMCLKSMKSEWLSVKESQIWDLPVGENTILPALRLSYHHLPPHLKQCFAYCCVFPKDHDLEMDELIKLWMANGFIPLRRSMELHDVGLDIFNELVWRSFFQDVREACPGYTMCKMHDLMHDLAMSIMKFECSTLEFGKELKVPYKIRHLSFTMVSSIEDIYEVQSIRSCIGKATDYNCEHKAFLSFLLKQKFLRVWAFDYEAKTLLRSISNLKHLRYLDISFSTIKVLPESTTCLLNLQTLKVDNCQSLCKLPNGMKHMKNLMYLENNGCDSLTCMPEGMGQLICLQSLSCFIVGKDNGYQISELKGLNLRNHLRIEKLENVRNLLEAKTANLIGKQNLHSLSLVWQSDIKSCVLEQVGDVLDGLQPHSNLKKLIINNYHGSKFPTWMQDLFLHNLIDIQLLYCKRCELLPPLGKLPFLMDLDITSMHAVKSLGNEFHGDSAISFPSLRSFRLCHMNNLEEWRTINGRKSFPHLSSLSILCCPKLVELPIIPSLTSLFISSCPKIVELPIIPSLTSLCIDICSATLISSVMNLTSLSDLTILSMEESIVLPDGLFQQHKMLESLNISLVRNLKPLANQLNNLSTLKNLRLNYCDKVENLLDALQNMHSLMQLEITGCENLLSFPVNGLLGLSSLQNLMIQNCKAFYSLSEGIQYLTKLEDLFIIGCPKLMSLPEGIQHLTALRTLHITLCEGLSSLPKQIGCLTLLSYLKIEWCSNLRSIPEELKNLKALKKLRIVGCPHLKKRCKKDRGEDWHNISHIPKIEISDHL